The Euphorbia lathyris chromosome 3, ddEupLath1.1, whole genome shotgun sequence genome contains a region encoding:
- the LOC136224843 gene encoding stemmadenine O-acetyltransferase-like: MEVSVVSVEIIRPSSSHVHHLKPFNLCLLDQLIPNTYTPFIFFYNTKNFHLNTTQITAQLKWSLSNTLNLYYPLSGRVKDNLIIDNFDAGVPCFEARVKGHLSDFLRHPPIEMLNWFLPYQNFYGQLDRTIPQLAVQVNVFDCGSIAIGLCFGHKIMDGITTSAFLKTWAANSSSEYKNLIQPNIMEASSMFPPQKSLPSHYTSLMDGIWFGERRCKTRRFVFDANAVAALRTKGRSEFVENPSRVQALTAFIWKCTMNACNRISGSSLRPSVMIQSVNIRRLTKPPMSRYSMGNLVLQSYARYNPDGREMEMKKLVSLLKESVGKINSEYVKTMTGDEGCAAILRDTDELVEASRENNPHVFTCASWNSLGTSEIDFGWGEPVWIGVFGEMSLDSNDVILIDMGRRRSNAFEAWITLEKTTMDVFEYDPEFLNFANSFENEEFLSRI, from the coding sequence ATGGAAGTTTCAGTTGTATCAGTAGAAATCATAAGACCATCTTCTTCACATGTTCATCATCTGAAACCTTTCAATCTTTGCCTTTTAGACCAGCTTATACCCAATACTTATACTCCTTTCATTTTCTTCTACAACACTAAGAATTTTCATCTCAACACCACCCAAATCACAGCTCAACTAAAATGGTCACTCTCCAACACTCTAAATCTCTACTACCCTTTATCAGGAAGAGTGAAAGACAACCTTATTATCGACAACTTCGACGCGGGTGTTCCTTGTTTCGAAGCTCGAGTCAAGGGTCATTTGTCCGATTTCCTTCGACATCCTCCAATTGAAATGTTAAATTGGTTCCTTCCATACCAAAATTTCTATGGACAACTTGATCGAACAATACCACAACTAGCTGTGCAAGTGAATGTTTTCGACTGCGGCAGCATTGCTATCGGCCTGTGTTTCGGCCACAAGATCATGGATGGAATAACTACCAGTGCCTTCTTGAAGACTTGGGCAGCGAATTCGAGCAGCGAATATAAAAACCTCATACAACCTAACATAATGGAGGCTTCGTCGATGTTTCCACCGCAGAAATCATTGCCTTCCCACTATACATCATTGATGGATGGCATTTGGTTCGGTGAACGCAGGTGCAAGACAAGGCGATTCGTGTTCGATGCGAATGCAGTAGCTGCCTTGAGGACAAAAGGAAGAAGTGAGTTCGTAGAGAATCCAAGTCGAGTTCAAGCATTAACTGCTTTCATATGGAAATGCACTATGAACGCTTGCAATAGAATATCAGGTTCTTCTCTTCGGCCGTCTGTTATGATTCAATCGGTAAACATCAGAAGACTAACGAAGCCACCAATGTCGAGATATTCGATGGGAAACCTCGTTTTGCAGTCATATGCAAGGTATAATCCTGACGGGAGAGAGATGGAGATGAAGAAACTGGTGAGTTTATTAAAGGAAAGTGTAGGAAAAATCAATAGTGAATATGTAAAAactatgacaggtgatgaaggTTGTGCAGCCATTTTAAGAGACACAGATGAGCTTGTAGAGGCTTCTAGGGAGAATAATCCTCATGTGTTTACCTGTGCAAGTTGGAATTCTTTAGGTACAAGTGAGATTGATTTTGGATGGGGGGAGCCTGTTTGGATTGGAGTATTTGGAGAGATGAGTTTGGATTCAAATGATGTTATTCTTATAGATatgggaagaagaagaagcaatgCATTTGAGGCATGGATCACATTAGAAAAGACCACCATGGATGTTTTTGAATATGATCCTGAGTTTCTTAATTTTGCAAATTCTTTTGAAAATGAAGAATTTCTGAGCCGGATctaa